In one Silene latifolia isolate original U9 population chromosome 10, ASM4854445v1, whole genome shotgun sequence genomic region, the following are encoded:
- the LOC141608118 gene encoding uncharacterized protein LOC141608118, whose protein sequence is MKYFPWNCKGLNDPLAPAIAKIRALITSSMYDMLFFSETKCSSATVSSLFGRFGFVNSEGVDALDTKGGLFWYLCCIYGQPKKEKRVGVWLELQHQLGLLDSHFVLVGDFNQVDDNEDKLGGSKGTIFGAQFFLEWKGRNLLSDIASKGPKFTWCNNRKGGVRVYERLDKGLTSLTWYSHFPNTGILHLPIQCSDHAPIILDTEMLSNQGRFHFKLENWCFNYDDCLKILKNEWFKRDKGSPSFRLLRKLKRIRGAFKQWTFCKRKEWTQKWTDFDEQLGTELQHFLMVVMRAAMLFWKQRAKLNWLKDGDACTKYFFNCVRERRKQNQIFGIQKQDGSWTFQDTDIYLSFELYFRDIYESGVVHEPFADFLEASHSIFAKLRFKLNNDQHDAMAKLFTRKEVRKEVFQMGSSKSPGPDGIPGLFYQK, encoded by the exons ATGAAGTATTTTCCATGGAATTGCAAGGGTCTCAATGATCCGCTCGCTCCTGCAATTGCCAAAATTAGAGCGTTGATTACTAGTAGTATGTATGATATGCTTTTCTTTTCCGAAACTAAGTGTAGTAGTGCTActgtttcttctttatttggtCGTTTTGGTTTTGTAAACTCTGAAGGAGTTGATGCTTTAGATACTAAGGGTGGCCT CTTTTGGTACTTGTGTTGTATCTATGGTCAACCCAAAAAAGAAAAACGAGTTGGTGTATGGCTGGAGCTTCAACATCAACTGGGCCTCCTTGATTCTCATTTTGTTCTCGTTGGTGACTTTAATCAAGTAGACGATAATGAGGATAAACTGGGTGGTAGTAAGGGCACTATTTTTGGAGCACAGTTTTTTCTTGAATGGAAAGGCAGGAATCTCTTGTCGGACATTGCTTCCAAAGGTCCAAAATTCACGTGGTGTAATAATAGGAAGGGTGGTGTACGAGTGTATGAAAGACTTGACAAAGGACTTACTTCCTTGACGTGGTACTCTCATTTTCCCAATACAGGTATTCTACATCTTCCTATTCAATGTTCTGATCACGCACCTATTATTTTGGATACGGAAATGTTATCTAATCAAGGACGGTTTCATTTTAAACTTGAGAATTGGTGCTTTAATTATGATGACTGTCTTAAAATTCTTAAAAATGAGTGGTTTAAGAGGGATAAAGGATCACCTTCATTTAGGCTTCTTCGTAAGTTGAAACGAATACGAGGTGCTTTTAAACAATGGACTTTTTGCAAGAGGAAGGAATGGACTCAGAAATGGACTGATTTTGATGAACAATTGGGTACTGAATTACAACATTTTTTGATGGTGGTGATGAGG GCAGCTATGTTATTTTGGAAGCAGCGTGCAAAATTAAATTGGCTTAAGGATGGTGACGCTTGTACTAAATATTTCTTCAATTGTGTAAGGGAAAGACGCAAGCAAAATCAAATATTTGGAATCCAAAAACAAGATGGTAGTTGGACTTTTCAAGATACTGACATTTATTTGTCTTTTGAACTATATTTCCGGGATATTTATGAAAGTGGAGTAGTTCATGAACCCTTTGCTGATTTTCTTGAGGCATCTCACTCTATATTTGCTAAGCTTCGGTTTAAGTTAAATAACGATCAACATGATGCTATGGCCAAGCTCTTTACAAGGAAGGAAGTACGTAAAGAGGTTTTTCAAATGGGTTCATCTAAATCGCCTGGCCCAGATGGTATTCCTGGTCTTTTTTATCAGAAATAA